Genomic window (Nitrospirales bacterium LBB_01):
AAGTTGGTTGGCAAGATTAACCCGCTGATACTCTCCGCCGGAGAGCGTCATCGTTTGGCGGTCAAGGGTCAGATAACTTAGTCCCATCTTAATCATGACAGCGAGTTTTGCAAGGATGTGTCTGTGTGCCTCATGAATTACAGCTCGCTCATGTTCAGTCAGCGGTGGAGTTAGGAGAAACTCGTGTAGCTCACTAACAGTCATAGCGTTCATATCGGCAAGACTCTTGCCGCCGATTTTGTATGACAGCACCTCTTCTTTCAGCCGAGTTCCCTTGCACTTGGGACACACCTCTGCCACTCGGTATTTACTTAAAAACACTCTTACGTGGAGTTTGTACCGTTTTTCAGCAAGCGCTTCAAAAAAATCATCTATTCCGTAAAGGCCGCTTCCGCCTTTATAGAGAATTTCCCACTCCGCAGGGCTAAACTCCTGAAGGGGTTTTCGTGTGTCAAGTCCATTTTTAGCTGCATTCCTTAGAAGCTGACTTTTCCACCAGCTAAAGCCGGGTTTTTCAAACGGCTCTATTGCGCCCTCAGATAGACTCAGTGACATATCGGGGATTACCAGTGACGTGTCATAGATTAGCACATTGCCAAATCCCTTACACTGTGGGCACGCACCTACCGGGTGATTAAACGAAAACAGTATTGGCATCGGCTCTGGGAGCACCCTGCCGCAGCTGTCGCAGGAGTGTTTGTCGGAGTACGTAAAGCTATCCCCATCTGGAGACATGATTTTTATCTTGCCGTCGCCCTCTTTCCACGCTAGCTCAAGCGATTCAAAAAGGCGCGGGTCATCGGCTATGATAAGCCTGTCCAAAACTACCTCATGCCTTTCGGCGTCCTCGGCAATTTCAAATATATCCACTGTTTCGCTGTCTTTATAGATTCTGTAAAACCCTCGCTCCTTAAGACTTGTCAGTGTCTCTCCGGTTTCAAACATTATCATTGCACGTCTGTCTTTGTGGTTGGTAATCAGCTCCTCATACACTTTTTCCACGTCCCATCTGACAATGCCGCTGCCGCAGGATGGACAAATCGGAGAGGCCATTTTAGCAAACACGACTCTCAGAAGATCATAAACCTCTGTAACCGTACCGACAGTTGAACGAGAGCCTTTAACCGGATTCCTTTGGCTTAATGCAATGGCAGGGCGGATGTTTTCAGCCTCGTCAATATCGGGCTTGTCAAGTTTCTCTAAAAAAAGCTTAGCGTACGTTGACAGTGATTCTATAAAGCGCCACTGTCCCTCGGCAAAGATGGTGTCAAAGGCAAGCGAGGATTTCCCTGAGCCTGAAAGCCCGGTTATCGCAATGACCCTGTCGTGCGGGATTTTAATATCAATATTTTTAAGGTTATTCTGTCTGATACCTTTTATTTCAAGCCAACTGCTGTGCATCGTTATATTTTAACATTTTACTGTAACAAGGGAACCTATATTTTTTGTAAAATAGGTCGTATTAAT
Coding sequences:
- the uvrA gene encoding excinuclease ABC subunit UvrA; this encodes MHSSWLEIKGIRQNNLKNIDIKIPHDRVIAITGLSGSGKSSLAFDTIFAEGQWRFIESLSTYAKLFLEKLDKPDIDEAENIRPAIALSQRNPVKGSRSTVGTVTEVYDLLRVVFAKMASPICPSCGSGIVRWDVEKVYEELITNHKDRRAMIMFETGETLTSLKERGFYRIYKDSETVDIFEIAEDAERHEVVLDRLIIADDPRLFESLELAWKEGDGKIKIMSPDGDSFTYSDKHSCDSCGRVLPEPMPILFSFNHPVGACPQCKGFGNVLIYDTSLVIPDMSLSLSEGAIEPFEKPGFSWWKSQLLRNAAKNGLDTRKPLQEFSPAEWEILYKGGSGLYGIDDFFEALAEKRYKLHVRVFLSKYRVAEVCPKCKGTRLKEEVLSYKIGGKSLADMNAMTVSELHEFLLTPPLTEHERAVIHEAHRHILAKLAVMIKMGLSYLTLDRQTMTLSGGEYQRVNLANQLSCRLAGTLYVLDEPTVGLHSRDNGRIMEIIKELSALGNTVIVVEHDPEIIAASDWVIELGPGGGKNGGNIVFSGTIADFRNSDTITAKYLSGETQKRKRLKRTPTGFIEITGAKGHNLNNVNLKIPANTLTVVTGVSGSGKSSLIVETLHRAVAKHLKHSVNDEKPLPYDSICGVDKLNGVCLVDQSPIGRTPRSNPATYMKFFDNIRKIFSEQTEAKIHGYTPGFFSFNVKGGRCEHCKGEGFEKLEMYFFEDLYVKCPQCKGMRYSEDALRITYRGLNISGVLGLTVDEALDVFNDDAAVVRKLQLLKDIGLGYLQIGQAATTLSGGEAQRLKICAELGTPGPNGILYVLDEPTIGLHMHDVTALMSFLNRLVNADNTVVVIEHNMDVIRDSDWVIDLGPEGGHEGGSIIFEGTPEELIESKGSHTGESLAKYILKT